DNA from Campylobacter concisus:
TAAATGCAAGCACAAAGCTTGAAAATTTAAAGAAAATTTACGGCTAAATTTATTTACTAAATTTCAGCTAAGCTTCGAGTTAAAAACAAATCAAATTTAGCCCCCCAAAGTGAGAGCTAAATTTAGAAATTTACAGCGACCAGCTTGATCTGGCCTTTATATATTTCTAAATTTGCTAATACCCTGCGTCCGCACTTGCTTGAGCGATGCCAGATGTGCCTTTGTCGCGAGTTAGAATTCTCCTCTAGTACTTCAGGATCGTAACATGCACCTTCGCAGATGGCGATGACGTGCTTTGGGATGATGAGCGACTAGCGCGCCAACTAAAATTTCACCCATGTCGTTAAATACTCTCACCACGTCGCCAGTTGCTATGCCTTAATTTACATTTATAAGCATCGGCTCTCTAGCACGCATTTTGGCGTAGTTTCTGATCACGGAGTTATTTGGCTGTGAGTGGAGGCGGTATCTTTGGTGCTGGGTCTTTGCACTCAAATTTAGCCTTTTTCTAAAAGATTTTTATTAAAATTTTAAGCCATTTCAAACAAAATTTGCAAACTAACTTTTACCAAATTTCATCTATAATCCCCTTATGAAAAACGAAAATTTGCAAGAGAAAATTTACGCCGTTATCGACCTAAAGTCCTTTTACGCCTCGGTTGAGTGCGTAGAGCGCGGGCTTGATCCATTTAAAGCCGATCTTGTCGTGGCTGACGCTAGTCGTGGCAGTGGCGGCATCTGCTTGGCTGTTAGCCCTGCACTTCGTGCCAAAGGGGTGAAAAACCGCTGCAGACTCTTTGAGATACCAAGGGATATCAAATTTATCGCTGCACCGCCTAGGATGCAGTTTTACATCGACTATGCCGCTAGGATTTATGAAATTTATCTAAAATATGTCTCCAAAGAGGACATCTACGTATATTCGATCGATGAGTGCTTTATCGACCTCAATTCTTACTTGAAATTTTACGCTCTTGGCGCAAAAGAGATGGCAAAGATGATGATGGATGAGATCTTAAAAACGACTGGCGTTACGGCGACTTGCGGCATTGGGACAAATTTATACCTCGCAAAGATCGCCCTTGATATACTAGCAAAGCACCAAGATGACGGCATCGCGTATCTTGACGAAGAGCTTTATAAAAAGCAGCTCTGGACGCACCAGCCACTAAGTGACTTTTGGCGCATAGGTAAGCAAACTAGACTAAAGCTCGAAAAATGCGGCATCTTTTGTATGAAAGATATCGCAAATGCACCAAAAAGCCTGCTTGAAAAAATTTTTGGCGTTGATGCCTACATCACGATCGATCACGCAAACGGCATAGAACCAACGACGATAGCCGAGATAAAGGCCTATAAACCAAGCACGAAGTCCTACTTTAGCTCGGAAATTTTGCCCAGAGACTACGAGCGCTGCGAGGCGGTGATCGTGCTAAAAGAGATGGCTGACAGGCTCGCTCTTAGGCTCATAAACAAAGATGTGAGGGCGAGTGGGCTAACGATAAATGTGAGATTTGCCGATAAGCTTGAGCCACAGCAACGTGCAAGTGTGCGGTTTAAAACGCCTACAAATATCTCAAGCGTGCTGATGAGTGCGGCTGAGGAGCTGCTTTTAAATAAGATAAAAAATGCTGGGCTAATTAGGCAAATAGGCATATCGGCAAACGATGTGGTAAAAGAAAATTTGGCAGAATTTAGCTTATTTGAAGATAACGCCAAAGAAAAAGCGGTGCTAAAATCACTAAATTTGATAAAAGAGAAATTTGGCAAAAACTCGATCCTACGCGCGATCGACCTGCTGCCAGAAGCGACTGGGCAAGATAGAAACAAAAAGATCGGAGGGCACAAGAGCGGTGAGTAAAGATAGGGCAAAAATTTTTAGCTCGTTTAATCCTCTCTCAACATTAGAGCGAGCCTTGCGACAAAAAGAGCGAGAAAAATGCGAAAAACTAGAGCTTGATGAGAGCAAGGTCGATGAAATTTTAAAAACGGTAAGCGAGATAAAGATAGCTGATGAGGTGCGTGTGAGCTACCACGACGGCTTTACTTACGTAAAAACTAGTGGCCTAGTCTCGGATGTAAATTTCAAAGATAAAATCCTCATGGTCGTAAAAACTAAGATCAAATTTGAAGATATAAATGAGGTGGAGATAGTAAAGAAACGCGCAGTTAGAAACGAAACATTAGATGGGGCATTTTTTTAGTTATATTATTTAAAAGCTTTTTAGAAACTAGGATTTTTCTTTTTGCAAAAGCATCAGTTATGGATAGAAATTTATGAAAAAAGCTGATTAAATTTATAAATTTGCTTTTTAGCTTTATTTCGTTTAGACGTCTAACTCACACGATAAAAACTTGCTGTAACGTCAAACGCTTGTCTGCTTCTTGCTTGATACGCAAAGACTTGCCCATGTCTTTGCTAGCTTGCGCTCTAACACTATTTCAATTTAATAGGTCGTTTTATCATCAAAATAGGTCAGACTTAAAAAGCTAATACAGGTCAAATTTTATAAATTTAATCCTTCCAAAGCCACCATTTTAGCTTGGCTTTGTCTGGGTGCGGAGTATTTGCGTAGTAACAGACCATGCGGTAAACATAGAGGATACACCTATCACTGCCTCGTCCAAACGCCTTTGTGCATTCAAACATCTCGTCAGCATCTGCGCCTTTTAGCGAAGCGATATCCTCGTAGCCAAGTGCTAGCAGATCTGCCTCGGTTGCCTCGCCGACGTAGGGAATTTTCTTAAAAACGCTCAAATTTACCTCAAATTTCTTTTAAGCTCGCCAAACTCGCCGCTTTAAATGAAATTTTAAATTTTATTCGTGCACTACAAAGCTTGTTAAATTTTATCTTGCTACTGCACTAAGTCGTCATCCAAGCTTCTGGCGAGGTGATTTAATTTAAAAATTTCTTACGCGCAAAACCACCATTAAAATGATTTCCCGTCAAATTTCGTGCAAAACTCAAGCCCTAAATTTGCTCCAAAATTCGTTCGCAAATTTCTCTTGGGTTTGCGTTTTCGTAGATCGGTCTGCCAACGACGATAAAGTCGCTGCCCTCTTGCTTTGCGCTAACTAAATTTGCAACCCTCTTTTGATCGCCCGCGCTCTCACCAAAAGGCCTAACTCCAGGGCAAAGCGTGATGAAATTTTGATTTATCACGTCTTTTATGAGCTTGCTTTCAAAGACCGAGCAGACCATGCCGTCAAGTCCCGCTTCAAAGCTCATCTGGCTAAATTTCCTAACCGAGCGAGATAGCGTATCGTTATAAACCGCTTCAAATTCGCTCTCATTAAAGCTAGTAAGTGCCGATACTGCAAGCACTAAAGGGCGATTTTGTAGCGCATTAAGACGCTCCATTACAGTTTTCATTGCACGTACGCCAGCACTTGCGTGCAAGTTTATCATATCTACGCCTATCTTTGAGACGACCTCAGCAGCGTCTGCCATCGTGTTTGGGATGTCATAGAGTTTTAGATCAAGAAAGATTTTAAACTCCCCTGCCCCTTTTAGCTCCTCTATAAATTTAGCTCCGTCTCTAAGATAGCTTCTAAGCCCCACTTTTAGCCAAAGATCAAGCCCTTTTAGCTCTCTTACAAGGGCTAAATTTTCATCCTTGCTCGCCATATCAAGAGCGACGCAGAGCCTCATAGATCGCCCTTTATCTTATCTAGCACGCCGTTTATAAATTTTGGCGCCTGGTCGCTTCCAAGCTCTTTTGCAAGCTCGATCGCCTCGTTTATGATGACGGCTTTATCAGTTTGGCTAAATTTCATCTCGTAAAGCCCAAGTCTAAGGATGGCTAACTCTGTTGCGCCAACCTTGCTAAAGTCGCCATCTTTTAGGTGTGGCTTTAAAATTTCATCTAGTTTTTCTTTGTTTGCTAGCACCTCTTTAAAGGTCTGCTGCGCCTCGTTTTTGCGCTCATTTCTTATCTTTTTCTCTTCTAAAAATTCCTCTTCAAACTCCGCAGTTACAGGGTTTATCTCGTTTGAGTAAAGCAGTGAAACGATCGCTTGTCTCACTTGATGACGTGTGGCCATTTTACTCTCCTAGCTTTTTGTATAAATTTAGCATTTCTATGACGCCAGTCATCGCTTCAAAGCCTTTGTTTCCAGCCTTGCTGCCAGCTCGCTCGATCGCTTGCTCGATGCTATCTACCGTTAGCACGCCAAATGTGACTGGCTTTGCGTGTTTTAGCGTCACGTTTGCGATGCCTTTGGTGGTCTCTGCGCTTACGTAGTCAAAGTGCGGCGTTGCGCCTCTTATCACCGCTCCCACGCAGCAAACCGCGTCAAATTTACCGCTTGCAAGCACCTTTTCAAGCGCCATAGGTATCTCAAATGCCCCAGGGACTAGCACTAAAGTTAAATTTTTCTCATCGCCGCCGTGACGTAAAAATGCGTCTTTTGCGCCTTCTACCAAGCGGTCTGTGATGATGTGGTTAAACCTTGCGTTGATGATCGCGATCTTCTCATCGCCTTTTAAAGCTAAATTTCCTTCGATTATTTTCATCTTTTCTCCTTTTTTTGTGCAAGTTTAGCAAAAGCTTGTTTAATCATCAAACTATCTTTAGCATGATGACGCTAAAGATGATGAGCACTAAAAACAAGGTCTTTTTAAAATTTATCTTTTCATCTTCAAAAACTACGCCAACCACGACTGCTCCGATCGCTCCGATACCAGTCCAGATCGCATACGCCACCGACATAGCGACAGTTTGCATCGCGTAGCTAAGCAGCGTTAGAGAAAGGGCGAAATTTCCAAGCAAAAGGATGAAATTTGCCCACTTTTCTACGCCTGTGCTCTTTGAAAATTTCGTGATAAAAAAGACGCCAGAAACCTCGCAACATCCAGCTAGTAAAAGCGCTAAAAAGTGGATCATTCTTTTATGCCTTTTAGCCCAAGCACGCCTAAAATGAGCGTCGCTATAAAAAATAGCCTAATGAAATTTGGCATGATCCCACTTGCTGCGTAGTCGCTAACGATCTCAGCTATGACGATAAAAGCCGTCCCAAAGCCCACAAATACGGCATAAGAGATGCTTACAGGCAGATACTTTAAAGCCTTCATAAACGAGACAAAACTTATGCTTACTAGCAATGTCGTGAGCAAAAACTCGCCTAAATTTGCTGCGTGCTTTAGCCCATACGCCCAGCCACACTCAGCTACCGCGCCAAGCAATATCCACAAAAAACCTCTATTTGACATAAATTTACTTCATGCCTTTTATGGTATCAACGATCTCTTTTACATTTGCGTTAATCGCCTTATTTTCAAGGCTATCATCGTTATTTTGTCCAACTAGACCCTTTAAATTTCCAAAGACTCCAGGGTCAAACCTTAGCTCGCTAGAGCCATAATGCCTTAAAACTTCGCCATTTCTAATGACTTCTACCTCGTAAGTAAGGTAGATATTGCCCATCCTATCGCTCTTAGCAAAGGTTGCTTCGCCTATAAATTCCCTGCGGTGAGTTATCTTTATCTTTAGTTCGTCGCTTGAGTTTTGATCAAGCAAATTTTCTTTTGTAAGCGCCCCCAAAATTTGCTCATTGTACTTTTTCTCGACCATTTTTGGGCTTTGGTAGAGAAATTTTGTCGGCTCGTGATGCTGCACGTGAATGTACTCAATGCCCTCAAATTTATACTTGCCAGCAAGCGGTGGCAATTTTGGCTGAGATGAGCTACAACCTACAAAAAACAGCACCCCTAA
Protein-coding regions in this window:
- a CDS encoding DNA repair protein, which encodes MKNENLQEKIYAVIDLKSFYASVECVERGLDPFKADLVVADASRGSGGICLAVSPALRAKGVKNRCRLFEIPRDIKFIAAPPRMQFYIDYAARIYEIYLKYVSKEDIYVYSIDECFIDLNSYLKFYALGAKEMAKMMMDEILKTTGVTATCGIGTNLYLAKIALDILAKHQDDGIAYLDEELYKKQLWTHQPLSDFWRIGKQTRLKLEKCGIFCMKDIANAPKSLLEKIFGVDAYITIDHANGIEPTTIAEIKAYKPSTKSYFSSEILPRDYERCEAVIVLKEMADRLALRLINKDVRASGLTINVRFADKLEPQQRASVRFKTPTNISSVLMSAAEELLLNKIKNAGLIRQIGISANDVVKENLAEFSLFEDNAKEKAVLKSLNLIKEKFGKNSILRAIDLLPEATGQDRNKKIGGHKSGE
- a CDS encoding YolD-like family protein; this translates as MSKDRAKIFSSFNPLSTLERALRQKEREKCEKLELDESKVDEILKTVSEIKIADEVRVSYHDGFTYVKTSGLVSDVNFKDKILMVVKTKIKFEDINEVEIVKKRAVRNETLDGAFF
- a CDS encoding helix-hairpin-helix domain-containing protein; this encodes MSVFKKIPYVGEATEADLLALGYEDIASLKGADADEMFECTKAFGRGSDRCILYVYRMVCYYANTPHPDKAKLKWWLWKD
- the pyrF gene encoding orotidine-5'-phosphate decarboxylase — encoded protein: MRLCVALDMASKDENLALVRELKGLDLWLKVGLRSYLRDGAKFIEELKGAGEFKIFLDLKLYDIPNTMADAAEVVSKIGVDMINLHASAGVRAMKTVMERLNALQNRPLVLAVSALTSFNESEFEAVYNDTLSRSVRKFSQMSFEAGLDGMVCSVFESKLIKDVINQNFITLCPGVRPFGESAGDQKRVANLVSAKQEGSDFIVVGRPIYENANPREICERILEQI
- the nusB gene encoding transcription antitermination factor NusB, whose translation is MATRHQVRQAIVSLLYSNEINPVTAEFEEEFLEEKKIRNERKNEAQQTFKEVLANKEKLDEILKPHLKDGDFSKVGATELAILRLGLYEMKFSQTDKAVIINEAIELAKELGSDQAPKFINGVLDKIKGDL
- the ribH gene encoding 6,7-dimethyl-8-ribityllumazine synthase; its protein translation is MKIIEGNLALKGDEKIAIINARFNHIITDRLVEGAKDAFLRHGGDEKNLTLVLVPGAFEIPMALEKVLASGKFDAVCCVGAVIRGATPHFDYVSAETTKGIANVTLKHAKPVTFGVLTVDSIEQAIERAGSKAGNKGFEAMTGVIEMLNLYKKLGE
- a CDS encoding DMT family transporter; the encoded protein is MIHFLALLLAGCCEVSGVFFITKFSKSTGVEKWANFILLLGNFALSLTLLSYAMQTVAMSVAYAIWTGIGAIGAVVVGVVFEDEKINFKKTLFLVLIIFSVIMLKIV
- a CDS encoding DMT family transporter; this encodes MSNRGFLWILLGAVAECGWAYGLKHAANLGEFLLTTLLVSISFVSFMKALKYLPVSISYAVFVGFGTAFIVIAEIVSDYAASGIMPNFIRLFFIATLILGVLGLKGIKE